A genomic window from Myxococcales bacterium includes:
- a CDS encoding TlpA family protein disulfide reductase has product MTAKAETPAPKPDETPAKKADPSDGAFYVVSLAVVVLALLFGFFGLPKMFRTAHAERIGKVAPDFTLPVLSNGDALGPKTEQIALASLKGRPVLLDYWATWCGPCQAEAPVVDRIYRRHKERGLVVLGVNVNAKNDLDSVAPWVQRKGLSFPILHDFDNSGSAAFNVTNIPTLVLISREGKVVAIRTGVTSDEDLDRLVKEAL; this is encoded by the coding sequence ATGACCGCGAAGGCCGAGACCCCCGCGCCAAAGCCCGATGAGACCCCCGCGAAGAAGGCCGACCCGTCGGATGGCGCGTTCTACGTCGTGAGCCTCGCCGTGGTCGTGCTCGCGCTCCTCTTCGGCTTCTTCGGGCTCCCCAAGATGTTCCGCACGGCGCACGCCGAGCGCATCGGGAAAGTGGCGCCCGACTTCACCCTGCCGGTCCTCTCCAACGGGGACGCGCTCGGCCCGAAGACCGAGCAGATCGCGCTCGCGTCGCTCAAGGGGCGGCCGGTGCTGCTCGACTATTGGGCCACGTGGTGCGGCCCCTGCCAGGCCGAGGCGCCCGTCGTCGATCGCATCTACCGTCGCCACAAGGAGCGCGGCCTCGTGGTCCTCGGCGTGAACGTGAACGCGAAGAACGACCTCGACTCGGTGGCGCCCTGGGTTCAGCGCAAAGGGCTGAGCTTCCCCATCCTGCACGACTTCGACAACTCGGGGTCGGCCGCGTTCAACGTCACGAACATCCCCACGCTGGTGCTCATCTCGCGCGAGGGCAAGGTGGTCGCGATCCGCACCGGCGTCACGAGCGACGAGGACCTCGATCGCCTCGTGAAGGAAGCCCTGTAG